One Punica granatum isolate Tunisia-2019 chromosome 3, ASM765513v2, whole genome shotgun sequence genomic window carries:
- the LOC116198784 gene encoding villin-1 isoform X1, producing the protein MSPPSKDIDSTFQGAGATSGLEIWCIENHRLVPIPKSSHGKFYSGSAYVILNTVLQKSGSRQHNIHYWLGNEAKEEDLALASDKALELDDALGLCAVQYREVQGQETEKFLSYFKPCIIPVEGIYSSETGNVNGDTYHISLFTCKGDHAIHVKEVPFSRSSLNHFDVFILDTASKIYLFSGCNSSVQERAKALEVVQYINETKHNGNCEVATIEDGKFVGDADAGEFWSLFGGYAPIPRDSPSAFPEKDFTHSIKLFRITLQGQLCELGAGPLTREMLEADKCYMLDCDSEIFVWMGRSSLITERRTSISATEGFLRNEGRSVGARVTLLTEGLETTAFRSHFVNWPHKVDAKLYEEGRGKVAAIFKQHGYDVKELPEDECEPVINCRGMIKVWRVNGDQLSLLPIPEQTKLYTGDCYIVQYTYSSIGKDENLFYAWFGRASLMEDRVEAICHMNALADSTRGHPVLARVLEDKEPEQLFLIFQTLIVLKGGQSSRYTTFIAEKGLPDETYHEGKTALFRVQGKSPNNMQAIQVDQVSSCLNSSYCYILQTGPSVFTWIGNLSSTRDHDLLDRMLEYINPAWQHVSVREGCEPDEFWEALGGRSEYPKEKETAKAIEDPHLFTLILTDGDFKVKEIYNFTQGDLTTEDVFILDCHDEIYVWIGFNSSIASKGEALTLGQKYLEKDVLVKGLSLDTPIYVVTEGHEPQFFTRFFSWDPSKANLHGNSFERKLAILKGGIQPSEAPTRNSWKRHSRGATPDSSRSSSVSSNGHGRSGSPLPNFRSSYDWRFSSPTPIARKLFSEFSPANGIPGSPEAQLGTPAENINPIQIEESAAVENLLIYPYERLKVTSDDPVEDIDVTRREAYLSEDEFQEKFEITRKSFYQLPKWRQNKLKMTLHLF; encoded by the exons ATGTCTCCTCCGTCCAAGGATATCGATTCAACATTTCAAGGTGCTGGAGCCACAAG TGGTCTAGAGATCTGGTGCATTGAGAACCATCGGCTGGTTCCCATTCCAAAGTCCTCACATGGGAAATTCTATTCTGGAAGTGCTTATGTGATTTTGAAT ACAGTTCTACAAAAGAGTGGCTCCCGTCAGCACAACATTCATTACTGGCTGGGAAATGAAGCCAAGGAG GAGGACTTGGCTTTGGCATCGGATAAAGCACTTGAACTTGATGACGCCTTGGGGTTATGTGCCGTACAATATAGGGAAGTTCAGGGCCAAGAGACCGAAAAGTTTTTATCCTATTTCAAACCGTGCATTATACCTGTAGAAGGAATTTACTCATCAGAAACAGGGAATGTCAATGGAGATACATATCATATCAGCTTGTTTACATGCAAGGGAGACCATGCCATTCATGTTAAAGAA GTTCCCTTTAGTCGATCATCCTTAAATCACTTTGATGTATTCATTTTGGACACTGCGTCAAAAATATACCTCTTCAGTGGTTGTAACTCCAGTGTGCAGGAAAGAGCCAAAGCTTTAGAAGTTGTTCAATATATAAATGAGACCAAACATAATGGAAACTGTGAGGTGGCAACCATTG AAGATGGGAAGTTTGTAGGAGATGCTGATGCTGGAGAATTCTGGAGTTTATTTGGTGGCTACGCTCCTATTCCTCGGGATTCGCCTTCTGCTTTTCCGGAAAAAGATTTCACTCATTCTATAAAGTTATTCAG GATAACTCTTCAGGGACAACTATGTGAACTTGGAGCAGGACCATTGACCAGGGAAATGCTGGAAGCAGACAAATGTTACATGCTGGATTGTGACAGTGAAATTTTTGTTTGGATGGGAAGAAGTAGCTTGATCACCGAACGCAGGACATCAATATCAGCTACTGAA GGTTTTCTAAGAAATGAAGGCAGGTCAGTAGGTGCTCGCGTGACCTTATTGACTGAAGGGTTAGAAACAACTGCCTTCAGGTCACACTTCGTTAATTGGCCTCATAAGGTGGATGCCAAGCTGTATGAGGAAGGTCGAGGGAAAGTAGCAG CTATATTCAAGCAACATGGTTATGATGTGAAGGAGCTTCCTGAGGATGAGTGCGAGCCTGTTATAAACTGCAGGGGAATGATAAAA GTTTGGCGGGTGAATGGCGATCAACTATCCCTCCTTCCTATCCCTGAGCAGACAAAGCTTTATACTGGAGATTGCTATATTGTGCAATACACGTATTCTAGCATTGGAAAGGATGAGAATTtgttttatgcatggtttGGACGTGCAAGTTTAATG GAGGACAGAGTTGAGGCTATTTGTCATATGAATGCTCTTGCCGACTCAACGAGGGGGCACCCAGTTTtg GCTCGAGTTCTTGAGGATAAGGAACCAGAACAgcttttcttgatttttcagaCATTAATTGTTCTCAAG GGAGGTCAGAGTTCACGGTATACCACTTTTATAGCCGAAAAAGGTCTTCCAGATGAAACTTATCATGAAGGAAAAACAGCATTATTCCGGGTCCAAGGAAAAAGTCCAAATAATATGCAAGCCATCCAAGTTGACCAG GTGTCCAGCTGCTTGAACTCGTCTTACTGTTACATCCTTCAGACTGGACCTTCTGTTTTTACCTGGATTGGCAATCTCTCTTCCACAAGAGATCATGATCTTCTCGATAGAATGCTTGAATACATAAAT CCAGCATGGCAACATGTGTCAGTGAGGGAAGGGTGCGAACCTGATGAATTTTGGGAAGCACTTGGCGGAAGATCAGAATATCCTAAAGAAAAGGAGACCGCTAAGGCTATTGAAGATCCACATTTGTTTACTCTGATTCTCACTGATG GTGACTTCAAG GTGAAAGAGATATACAACTTTACTCAAGGTGATTTAACTACTGAAGATGTCTTTATATTAGACTGCCATGACGAGATATATGTGTGGATAGGATTCAATTCCAGTATTGCATCCAAAGGAGAAGCTCTTACTCTTGGCCAG AAATATCTTGAGAAGGATGTTCTGGTGAAAGGACTATCTTTGGATACTCCAATATACGTTGTAACAGAAGGTCACGAGCCTCAGTTTTTCACTCGTTTCTTTTCATGGGATCCCTCAAAGGCAAAT CTTCATGGCAACTCATTTGAGCGGAAGCTTGCCATTCTAAAGGGAGGAATACAACCTTCAGAA GCACCCACGAGGAACTCATGGAAAAGACACTCAAGAGGAGCAACTCCTGATAGTTCAAGAAGCAGTTCAGTCAGTTCAAATGGGCATGGAAGGAGTGGATCACCCTTGCCCAACTTTAGGTCTTCATATGATTGGCGTTTCTCCAGCCCAACTCCGATAGCAAGAAAGCtgttttcagaattttcaccTGCAAATGGAATTCCAG GTTCTCCAGAGGCACAGTTGGGGACCCCTGCTGAGAATATCAATCCCATTCAGATTGAGGAAAGTGCTGCCGTAGAGAATCTGTTAATATACCCTTACGAACGGCTGAAAGTGACGTCGGATGACCCGGTCGAGGACATAGATGTGACGAGAAGAGAG GCATACTTGTCCGAAGATGAGTTCCAGGAGAAGTTCGAAATCACAAGAAAATCTTTCTACCAGCTTCCTAAATGGAGGCAGAACAAGCTCAAAATGACCCTCCATCTCTTTTAG
- the LOC116198784 gene encoding villin-1 isoform X3 encodes MSPPSKDIDSTFQGAGATSGLEIWCIENHRLVPIPKSSHGKFYSGSAYVILNTVLQKSGSRQHNIHYWLGNEAKEEDLALASDKALELDDALGLCAVQYREVQGQETEKFLSYFKPCIIPVEGIYSSETGNVNGDTYHISLFTCKGDHAIHVKEVPFSRSSLNHFDVFILDTASKIYLFSGCNSSVQERAKALEVVQYINETKHNGNCEVATIEDGKFVGDADAGEFWSLFGGYAPIPRDSPSAFPEKDFTHSIKLFRITLQGQLCELGAGPLTREMLEADKCYMLDCDSEIFVWMGRSSLITERRTSISATEGFLRNEGRSVGARVTLLTEGLETTAFRSHFVNWPHKVDAKLYEEGRGKVAAIFKQHGYDVKELPEDECEPVINCRGMIKVWRVNGDQLSLLPIPEQTKLYTGDCYIVQYTYSSIGKDENLFYAWFGRASLMEDRVEAICHMNALADSTRGHPVLARVLEDKEPEQLFLIFQTLIVLKGGQSSRYTTFIAEKGLPDETYHEGKTALFRVQGKSPNNMQAIQVDQVSSCLNSSYCYILQTGPSVFTWIGNLSSTRDHDLLDRMLEYINPAWQHVSVREGCEPDEFWEALGGRSEYPKEKETAKAIEDPHLFTLILTDGDFKVKEIYNFTQGDLTTEDVFILDCHDEIYVWIGFNSSIASKGEALTLGQKYLEKDVLVKGLSLDTPIYVVTEGHEPQFFTRFFSWDPSKANLHGNSFERKLAILKGGIQPSEAPTRNSWKRHSRGATPDSSRSSSVSSNGHGRSGSPLPNFRSSYDWRFSSPTPIARKLFSEFSPANGIPGLA; translated from the exons ATGTCTCCTCCGTCCAAGGATATCGATTCAACATTTCAAGGTGCTGGAGCCACAAG TGGTCTAGAGATCTGGTGCATTGAGAACCATCGGCTGGTTCCCATTCCAAAGTCCTCACATGGGAAATTCTATTCTGGAAGTGCTTATGTGATTTTGAAT ACAGTTCTACAAAAGAGTGGCTCCCGTCAGCACAACATTCATTACTGGCTGGGAAATGAAGCCAAGGAG GAGGACTTGGCTTTGGCATCGGATAAAGCACTTGAACTTGATGACGCCTTGGGGTTATGTGCCGTACAATATAGGGAAGTTCAGGGCCAAGAGACCGAAAAGTTTTTATCCTATTTCAAACCGTGCATTATACCTGTAGAAGGAATTTACTCATCAGAAACAGGGAATGTCAATGGAGATACATATCATATCAGCTTGTTTACATGCAAGGGAGACCATGCCATTCATGTTAAAGAA GTTCCCTTTAGTCGATCATCCTTAAATCACTTTGATGTATTCATTTTGGACACTGCGTCAAAAATATACCTCTTCAGTGGTTGTAACTCCAGTGTGCAGGAAAGAGCCAAAGCTTTAGAAGTTGTTCAATATATAAATGAGACCAAACATAATGGAAACTGTGAGGTGGCAACCATTG AAGATGGGAAGTTTGTAGGAGATGCTGATGCTGGAGAATTCTGGAGTTTATTTGGTGGCTACGCTCCTATTCCTCGGGATTCGCCTTCTGCTTTTCCGGAAAAAGATTTCACTCATTCTATAAAGTTATTCAG GATAACTCTTCAGGGACAACTATGTGAACTTGGAGCAGGACCATTGACCAGGGAAATGCTGGAAGCAGACAAATGTTACATGCTGGATTGTGACAGTGAAATTTTTGTTTGGATGGGAAGAAGTAGCTTGATCACCGAACGCAGGACATCAATATCAGCTACTGAA GGTTTTCTAAGAAATGAAGGCAGGTCAGTAGGTGCTCGCGTGACCTTATTGACTGAAGGGTTAGAAACAACTGCCTTCAGGTCACACTTCGTTAATTGGCCTCATAAGGTGGATGCCAAGCTGTATGAGGAAGGTCGAGGGAAAGTAGCAG CTATATTCAAGCAACATGGTTATGATGTGAAGGAGCTTCCTGAGGATGAGTGCGAGCCTGTTATAAACTGCAGGGGAATGATAAAA GTTTGGCGGGTGAATGGCGATCAACTATCCCTCCTTCCTATCCCTGAGCAGACAAAGCTTTATACTGGAGATTGCTATATTGTGCAATACACGTATTCTAGCATTGGAAAGGATGAGAATTtgttttatgcatggtttGGACGTGCAAGTTTAATG GAGGACAGAGTTGAGGCTATTTGTCATATGAATGCTCTTGCCGACTCAACGAGGGGGCACCCAGTTTtg GCTCGAGTTCTTGAGGATAAGGAACCAGAACAgcttttcttgatttttcagaCATTAATTGTTCTCAAG GGAGGTCAGAGTTCACGGTATACCACTTTTATAGCCGAAAAAGGTCTTCCAGATGAAACTTATCATGAAGGAAAAACAGCATTATTCCGGGTCCAAGGAAAAAGTCCAAATAATATGCAAGCCATCCAAGTTGACCAG GTGTCCAGCTGCTTGAACTCGTCTTACTGTTACATCCTTCAGACTGGACCTTCTGTTTTTACCTGGATTGGCAATCTCTCTTCCACAAGAGATCATGATCTTCTCGATAGAATGCTTGAATACATAAAT CCAGCATGGCAACATGTGTCAGTGAGGGAAGGGTGCGAACCTGATGAATTTTGGGAAGCACTTGGCGGAAGATCAGAATATCCTAAAGAAAAGGAGACCGCTAAGGCTATTGAAGATCCACATTTGTTTACTCTGATTCTCACTGATG GTGACTTCAAG GTGAAAGAGATATACAACTTTACTCAAGGTGATTTAACTACTGAAGATGTCTTTATATTAGACTGCCATGACGAGATATATGTGTGGATAGGATTCAATTCCAGTATTGCATCCAAAGGAGAAGCTCTTACTCTTGGCCAG AAATATCTTGAGAAGGATGTTCTGGTGAAAGGACTATCTTTGGATACTCCAATATACGTTGTAACAGAAGGTCACGAGCCTCAGTTTTTCACTCGTTTCTTTTCATGGGATCCCTCAAAGGCAAAT CTTCATGGCAACTCATTTGAGCGGAAGCTTGCCATTCTAAAGGGAGGAATACAACCTTCAGAA GCACCCACGAGGAACTCATGGAAAAGACACTCAAGAGGAGCAACTCCTGATAGTTCAAGAAGCAGTTCAGTCAGTTCAAATGGGCATGGAAGGAGTGGATCACCCTTGCCCAACTTTAGGTCTTCATATGATTGGCGTTTCTCCAGCCCAACTCCGATAGCAAGAAAGCtgttttcagaattttcaccTGCAAATGGAATTCCAG GTTTAGCATGA
- the LOC116198784 gene encoding villin-1 isoform X4 codes for MSPPSKDIDSTFQGAGATSGLEIWCIENHRLVPIPKSSHGKFYSGSAYVILNTVLQKSGSRQHNIHYWLGNEAKEEDLALASDKALELDDALGLCAVQYREVQGQETEKFLSYFKPCIIPVEGIYSSETGNVNGDTYHISLFTCKGDHAIHVKEVPFSRSSLNHFDVFILDTASKIYLFSGCNSSVQERAKALEVVQYINETKHNGNCEVATIEDGKFVGDADAGEFWSLFGGYAPIPRDSPSAFPEKDFTHSIKLFRITLQGQLCELGAGPLTREMLEADKCYMLDCDSEIFVWMGRSSLITERRTSISATEGFLRNEGRSVGARVTLLTEGLETTAFRSHFVNWPHKVDAKLYEEGRGKVAAIFKQHGYDVKELPEDECEPVINCRGMIKVWRVNGDQLSLLPIPEQTKLYTGDCYIVQYTYSSIGKDENLFYAWFGRASLMEDRVEAICHMNALADSTRGHPVLARVLEDKEPEQLFLIFQTLIVLKGGQSSRYTTFIAEKGLPDETYHEGKTALFRVQGKSPNNMQAIQVDQVSSCLNSSYCYILQTGPSVFTWIGNLSSTRDHDLLDRMLEYINPAWQHVSVREGCEPDEFWEALGGRSEYPKEKETAKAIEDPHLFTLILTDGDFKVKEIYNFTQGDLTTEDVFILDCHDEIYVWIGFNSSIASKGEALTLGQKYLEKDVLVKGLSLDTPIYVVTEGHEPQFFTRFFSWDPSKANLHGNSFERKLAILKGGIQPSEAPTRNSWKRHSRGATPDSSRSSSVSSNGHGRSGSPLPNFRSSYDWRFSSPTPIARKLFSEFSPANGIPE; via the exons ATGTCTCCTCCGTCCAAGGATATCGATTCAACATTTCAAGGTGCTGGAGCCACAAG TGGTCTAGAGATCTGGTGCATTGAGAACCATCGGCTGGTTCCCATTCCAAAGTCCTCACATGGGAAATTCTATTCTGGAAGTGCTTATGTGATTTTGAAT ACAGTTCTACAAAAGAGTGGCTCCCGTCAGCACAACATTCATTACTGGCTGGGAAATGAAGCCAAGGAG GAGGACTTGGCTTTGGCATCGGATAAAGCACTTGAACTTGATGACGCCTTGGGGTTATGTGCCGTACAATATAGGGAAGTTCAGGGCCAAGAGACCGAAAAGTTTTTATCCTATTTCAAACCGTGCATTATACCTGTAGAAGGAATTTACTCATCAGAAACAGGGAATGTCAATGGAGATACATATCATATCAGCTTGTTTACATGCAAGGGAGACCATGCCATTCATGTTAAAGAA GTTCCCTTTAGTCGATCATCCTTAAATCACTTTGATGTATTCATTTTGGACACTGCGTCAAAAATATACCTCTTCAGTGGTTGTAACTCCAGTGTGCAGGAAAGAGCCAAAGCTTTAGAAGTTGTTCAATATATAAATGAGACCAAACATAATGGAAACTGTGAGGTGGCAACCATTG AAGATGGGAAGTTTGTAGGAGATGCTGATGCTGGAGAATTCTGGAGTTTATTTGGTGGCTACGCTCCTATTCCTCGGGATTCGCCTTCTGCTTTTCCGGAAAAAGATTTCACTCATTCTATAAAGTTATTCAG GATAACTCTTCAGGGACAACTATGTGAACTTGGAGCAGGACCATTGACCAGGGAAATGCTGGAAGCAGACAAATGTTACATGCTGGATTGTGACAGTGAAATTTTTGTTTGGATGGGAAGAAGTAGCTTGATCACCGAACGCAGGACATCAATATCAGCTACTGAA GGTTTTCTAAGAAATGAAGGCAGGTCAGTAGGTGCTCGCGTGACCTTATTGACTGAAGGGTTAGAAACAACTGCCTTCAGGTCACACTTCGTTAATTGGCCTCATAAGGTGGATGCCAAGCTGTATGAGGAAGGTCGAGGGAAAGTAGCAG CTATATTCAAGCAACATGGTTATGATGTGAAGGAGCTTCCTGAGGATGAGTGCGAGCCTGTTATAAACTGCAGGGGAATGATAAAA GTTTGGCGGGTGAATGGCGATCAACTATCCCTCCTTCCTATCCCTGAGCAGACAAAGCTTTATACTGGAGATTGCTATATTGTGCAATACACGTATTCTAGCATTGGAAAGGATGAGAATTtgttttatgcatggtttGGACGTGCAAGTTTAATG GAGGACAGAGTTGAGGCTATTTGTCATATGAATGCTCTTGCCGACTCAACGAGGGGGCACCCAGTTTtg GCTCGAGTTCTTGAGGATAAGGAACCAGAACAgcttttcttgatttttcagaCATTAATTGTTCTCAAG GGAGGTCAGAGTTCACGGTATACCACTTTTATAGCCGAAAAAGGTCTTCCAGATGAAACTTATCATGAAGGAAAAACAGCATTATTCCGGGTCCAAGGAAAAAGTCCAAATAATATGCAAGCCATCCAAGTTGACCAG GTGTCCAGCTGCTTGAACTCGTCTTACTGTTACATCCTTCAGACTGGACCTTCTGTTTTTACCTGGATTGGCAATCTCTCTTCCACAAGAGATCATGATCTTCTCGATAGAATGCTTGAATACATAAAT CCAGCATGGCAACATGTGTCAGTGAGGGAAGGGTGCGAACCTGATGAATTTTGGGAAGCACTTGGCGGAAGATCAGAATATCCTAAAGAAAAGGAGACCGCTAAGGCTATTGAAGATCCACATTTGTTTACTCTGATTCTCACTGATG GTGACTTCAAG GTGAAAGAGATATACAACTTTACTCAAGGTGATTTAACTACTGAAGATGTCTTTATATTAGACTGCCATGACGAGATATATGTGTGGATAGGATTCAATTCCAGTATTGCATCCAAAGGAGAAGCTCTTACTCTTGGCCAG AAATATCTTGAGAAGGATGTTCTGGTGAAAGGACTATCTTTGGATACTCCAATATACGTTGTAACAGAAGGTCACGAGCCTCAGTTTTTCACTCGTTTCTTTTCATGGGATCCCTCAAAGGCAAAT CTTCATGGCAACTCATTTGAGCGGAAGCTTGCCATTCTAAAGGGAGGAATACAACCTTCAGAA GCACCCACGAGGAACTCATGGAAAAGACACTCAAGAGGAGCAACTCCTGATAGTTCAAGAAGCAGTTCAGTCAGTTCAAATGGGCATGGAAGGAGTGGATCACCCTTGCCCAACTTTAGGTCTTCATATGATTGGCGTTTCTCCAGCCCAACTCCGATAGCAAGAAAGCtgttttcagaattttcaccTGCAAATGGAATTCCAG AGTAA
- the LOC116198784 gene encoding villin-1 isoform X2 has protein sequence MSPPSKDIDSTFQGAGATSGLEIWCIENHRLVPIPKSSHGKFYSGSAYVILNTVLQKSGSRQHNIHYWLGNEAKEEDLALASDKALELDDALGLCAVQYREVQGQETEKFLSYFKPCIIPVEGIYSSETGNVNGDTYHISLFTCKGDHAIHVKEVPFSRSSLNHFDVFILDTASKIYLFSGCNSSVQERAKALEVVQYINETKHNGNCEVATIEDGKFVGDADAGEFWSLFGGYAPIPRDSPSAFPEKDFTHSIKLFRITLQGQLCELGAGPLTREMLEADKCYMLDCDSEIFVWMGRSSLITERRTSISATEGFLRNEGRSVGARVTLLTEGLETTAFRSHFVNWPHKVDAKLYEEGRGKVAAIFKQHGYDVKELPEDECEPVINCRGMIKVWRVNGDQLSLLPIPEQTKLYTGDCYIVQYTYSSIGKDENLFYAWFGRASLMEDRVEAICHMNALADSTRGHPVLARVLEDKEPEQLFLIFQTLIVLKGGQSSRYTTFIAEKGLPDETYHEGKTALFRVQGKSPNNMQAIQVDQVSSCLNSSYCYILQTGPSVFTWIGNLSSTRDHDLLDRMLEYINPAWQHVSVREGCEPDEFWEALGGRSEYPKEKETAKAIEDPHLFTLILTDGDFKVKEIYNFTQGDLTTEDVFILDCHDEIYVWIGFNSSIASKGEALTLGQKYLEKDVLVKGLSLDTPIYVVTEGHEPQFFTRFFSWDPSKANLHGNSFERKLAILKGGIQPSEAPTRNSWKRHSRGATPDSSRSSSVSSNGHGRSGSPLPNFRSSYDWRFSSPTPIARKLFSEFSPANGIPEAQLGTPAENINPIQIEESAAVENLLIYPYERLKVTSDDPVEDIDVTRREAYLSEDEFQEKFEITRKSFYQLPKWRQNKLKMTLHLF, from the exons ATGTCTCCTCCGTCCAAGGATATCGATTCAACATTTCAAGGTGCTGGAGCCACAAG TGGTCTAGAGATCTGGTGCATTGAGAACCATCGGCTGGTTCCCATTCCAAAGTCCTCACATGGGAAATTCTATTCTGGAAGTGCTTATGTGATTTTGAAT ACAGTTCTACAAAAGAGTGGCTCCCGTCAGCACAACATTCATTACTGGCTGGGAAATGAAGCCAAGGAG GAGGACTTGGCTTTGGCATCGGATAAAGCACTTGAACTTGATGACGCCTTGGGGTTATGTGCCGTACAATATAGGGAAGTTCAGGGCCAAGAGACCGAAAAGTTTTTATCCTATTTCAAACCGTGCATTATACCTGTAGAAGGAATTTACTCATCAGAAACAGGGAATGTCAATGGAGATACATATCATATCAGCTTGTTTACATGCAAGGGAGACCATGCCATTCATGTTAAAGAA GTTCCCTTTAGTCGATCATCCTTAAATCACTTTGATGTATTCATTTTGGACACTGCGTCAAAAATATACCTCTTCAGTGGTTGTAACTCCAGTGTGCAGGAAAGAGCCAAAGCTTTAGAAGTTGTTCAATATATAAATGAGACCAAACATAATGGAAACTGTGAGGTGGCAACCATTG AAGATGGGAAGTTTGTAGGAGATGCTGATGCTGGAGAATTCTGGAGTTTATTTGGTGGCTACGCTCCTATTCCTCGGGATTCGCCTTCTGCTTTTCCGGAAAAAGATTTCACTCATTCTATAAAGTTATTCAG GATAACTCTTCAGGGACAACTATGTGAACTTGGAGCAGGACCATTGACCAGGGAAATGCTGGAAGCAGACAAATGTTACATGCTGGATTGTGACAGTGAAATTTTTGTTTGGATGGGAAGAAGTAGCTTGATCACCGAACGCAGGACATCAATATCAGCTACTGAA GGTTTTCTAAGAAATGAAGGCAGGTCAGTAGGTGCTCGCGTGACCTTATTGACTGAAGGGTTAGAAACAACTGCCTTCAGGTCACACTTCGTTAATTGGCCTCATAAGGTGGATGCCAAGCTGTATGAGGAAGGTCGAGGGAAAGTAGCAG CTATATTCAAGCAACATGGTTATGATGTGAAGGAGCTTCCTGAGGATGAGTGCGAGCCTGTTATAAACTGCAGGGGAATGATAAAA GTTTGGCGGGTGAATGGCGATCAACTATCCCTCCTTCCTATCCCTGAGCAGACAAAGCTTTATACTGGAGATTGCTATATTGTGCAATACACGTATTCTAGCATTGGAAAGGATGAGAATTtgttttatgcatggtttGGACGTGCAAGTTTAATG GAGGACAGAGTTGAGGCTATTTGTCATATGAATGCTCTTGCCGACTCAACGAGGGGGCACCCAGTTTtg GCTCGAGTTCTTGAGGATAAGGAACCAGAACAgcttttcttgatttttcagaCATTAATTGTTCTCAAG GGAGGTCAGAGTTCACGGTATACCACTTTTATAGCCGAAAAAGGTCTTCCAGATGAAACTTATCATGAAGGAAAAACAGCATTATTCCGGGTCCAAGGAAAAAGTCCAAATAATATGCAAGCCATCCAAGTTGACCAG GTGTCCAGCTGCTTGAACTCGTCTTACTGTTACATCCTTCAGACTGGACCTTCTGTTTTTACCTGGATTGGCAATCTCTCTTCCACAAGAGATCATGATCTTCTCGATAGAATGCTTGAATACATAAAT CCAGCATGGCAACATGTGTCAGTGAGGGAAGGGTGCGAACCTGATGAATTTTGGGAAGCACTTGGCGGAAGATCAGAATATCCTAAAGAAAAGGAGACCGCTAAGGCTATTGAAGATCCACATTTGTTTACTCTGATTCTCACTGATG GTGACTTCAAG GTGAAAGAGATATACAACTTTACTCAAGGTGATTTAACTACTGAAGATGTCTTTATATTAGACTGCCATGACGAGATATATGTGTGGATAGGATTCAATTCCAGTATTGCATCCAAAGGAGAAGCTCTTACTCTTGGCCAG AAATATCTTGAGAAGGATGTTCTGGTGAAAGGACTATCTTTGGATACTCCAATATACGTTGTAACAGAAGGTCACGAGCCTCAGTTTTTCACTCGTTTCTTTTCATGGGATCCCTCAAAGGCAAAT CTTCATGGCAACTCATTTGAGCGGAAGCTTGCCATTCTAAAGGGAGGAATACAACCTTCAGAA GCACCCACGAGGAACTCATGGAAAAGACACTCAAGAGGAGCAACTCCTGATAGTTCAAGAAGCAGTTCAGTCAGTTCAAATGGGCATGGAAGGAGTGGATCACCCTTGCCCAACTTTAGGTCTTCATATGATTGGCGTTTCTCCAGCCCAACTCCGATAGCAAGAAAGCtgttttcagaattttcaccTGCAAATGGAATTCCAG AGGCACAGTTGGGGACCCCTGCTGAGAATATCAATCCCATTCAGATTGAGGAAAGTGCTGCCGTAGAGAATCTGTTAATATACCCTTACGAACGGCTGAAAGTGACGTCGGATGACCCGGTCGAGGACATAGATGTGACGAGAAGAGAG GCATACTTGTCCGAAGATGAGTTCCAGGAGAAGTTCGAAATCACAAGAAAATCTTTCTACCAGCTTCCTAAATGGAGGCAGAACAAGCTCAAAATGACCCTCCATCTCTTTTAG